A region from the Halomarina litorea genome encodes:
- a CDS encoding sugar phosphate isomerase/epimerase family protein produces MANFAAAHGERISHFHLNDTRRARDEHLPFGSGTIDFAAIFDALGDWTGTLSLEVFTLDFEYVATSKERLDALL; encoded by the coding sequence ATGGCGAACTTCGCGGCCGCACACGGCGAGCGGATCTCCCACTTCCACCTCAACGACACCCGCCGGGCGCGCGACGAACACCTCCCGTTCGGGTCGGGAACCATCGACTTCGCCGCCATCTTCGACGCGCTGGGCGACTGGACGGGCACGCTCTCACTGGAGGTGTTCACGCTCGACTTCGAGTACGTGGCGACGAGCAAGGAGCGACTGGACGCCCTGCTCTGA
- the trmY gene encoding tRNA (pseudouridine(54)-N(1))-methyltransferase TrmY, whose amino-acid sequence MRQFIVVGHDVPTTGDFSLDDLPGAGRLDVLCRCVNATFFLSHAIREEARCLLVLSDEFTVRFEGSELRRLNPDERSTGALIRNALDEREEAIGHVEVEVSPGVYLSRRDFAATLERAAREGSVVQLHEDGDPVVDVEPPEDPVFVVSDHHDFAEGEAELLADHADHRVRLGPELLHANHAITVAHNYLDTDGFTRY is encoded by the coding sequence ATGCGCCAGTTCATCGTCGTCGGCCACGACGTGCCCACGACCGGCGACTTCTCGCTCGACGACCTGCCCGGTGCCGGCCGCCTCGACGTCCTCTGTCGGTGCGTCAACGCGACGTTCTTCCTCTCGCACGCCATCCGCGAGGAGGCACGCTGCCTGCTCGTCCTCTCCGACGAGTTCACGGTACGGTTCGAGGGCTCGGAACTCCGGCGGCTCAACCCCGACGAGCGCTCGACGGGCGCGCTGATTCGCAACGCCCTCGACGAACGCGAGGAGGCCATCGGTCACGTCGAGGTGGAGGTATCGCCGGGCGTGTACCTCTCGCGGCGGGACTTCGCGGCCACCCTCGAACGCGCCGCCCGCGAGGGGAGCGTCGTCCAGCTCCACGAGGACGGCGACCCCGTCGTGGACGTCGAACCGCCGGAGGACCCGGTGTTCGTCGTCTCCGATCACCACGACTTCGCGGAGGGAGAGGCGGAGTTGCTCGCCGACCACGCCGACCACCGCGTCCGCCTCGGACCGGAACTCCTCCACGCCAACCACGCAATCACCGTCGCGCACAACTACCTCGACACCGACGGGTTCACGCGCTACTGA
- a CDS encoding EamA family transporter translates to MQSYLLWALLALVGYSLFTPLAEIATKQVPSTVVALVANSMLALSALAVVLLRRENPFAYAGSDVFPHMLAAGVFLSVGILAYYRALSQGPITVVVPIFGLFIVTSSAIGFLFLGDEFSARKGAGILLAAVAIYLTVTG, encoded by the coding sequence ATGCAGAGTTACCTCCTGTGGGCGCTGCTGGCGCTCGTGGGTTACTCGCTGTTCACACCGCTGGCCGAAATCGCCACCAAACAGGTCCCCAGCACCGTCGTCGCGCTGGTCGCCAACAGCATGCTCGCGCTCTCGGCGCTCGCGGTGGTCCTCCTGCGCCGAGAGAACCCGTTCGCGTACGCCGGCAGCGACGTCTTCCCGCACATGCTCGCGGCGGGCGTCTTCCTCTCCGTGGGCATCCTCGCGTACTACCGGGCGCTCTCGCAGGGACCCATCACTGTCGTCGTCCCCATCTTCGGGCTGTTCATCGTGACGAGTTCCGCTATCGGCTTTCTCTTCCTCGGCGACGAGTTCAGCGCCCGGAAGGGCGCGGGCATCCTCCTCGCCGCCGTCGCCATCTACCTGACCGTCACGGGGTGA
- a CDS encoding BCCT family transporter codes for MRPWYVLGLEDSSWPERGLFGVAMAVMLALGAFGFLNPSGLSSLLTGSKTAVLTNFGWWFILLGFVLLLVVLALTFSRYGRLRIGGPDAEPEFDLFSWLSMVFTVGFGASILIWGVAEPISIVSSPPPKPYPVQGASMESMALAFMFVHEAFPGLAMWYLPVAMAFGVIVYTQGVGEYKISSMLTGVVDEDRIPGLYWLVDLAAVVATIGGISTTLGFSAQTMSAILGRVFGLDATVLTYGVFGLIGVVFLADVWLGLRKGIRNAARATMLFIALSMGLLVVVGPTIFMFELGLDATGVWLSDLFRLMLYTAPTSEGNWAANWTGFWWAWWAAWSIFVGSFVARVSKGRTLREMFVVLVAVPTFLSWIQHLLIGGWVLAPGYQEPVAAAMAAAGKPAAIAQALQITPLGTVLAVLFVLVIAGYIVTSLDSAVFMISAITLGTEDPNPRNRAWWGALLAFFGMVSLELEKFSSIQSLSVTMALPFSLFLLVILYGSYVVARDHLDDRDTSGAESRTLLTRQSGSGADDD; via the coding sequence ATGAGGCCGTGGTACGTCCTCGGTCTCGAGGACTCGTCGTGGCCCGAACGCGGGCTGTTCGGCGTGGCGATGGCCGTGATGCTCGCGCTGGGGGCGTTCGGGTTCCTGAACCCCTCGGGGCTGAGCAGCCTCCTCACAGGGTCGAAGACGGCCGTCCTCACGAACTTCGGGTGGTGGTTCATCCTGCTCGGGTTCGTCCTGTTGCTGGTCGTCCTCGCGTTGACGTTCTCGCGGTACGGCCGCCTCCGCATCGGCGGCCCCGACGCGGAACCGGAGTTCGACCTGTTCTCGTGGCTCTCGATGGTGTTCACCGTCGGCTTCGGCGCGTCCATCCTCATCTGGGGAGTGGCCGAACCCATCTCCATCGTCAGTAGCCCGCCGCCGAAGCCCTACCCGGTGCAGGGGGCGTCGATGGAGTCGATGGCGCTGGCGTTCATGTTCGTCCACGAGGCGTTCCCCGGCCTCGCGATGTGGTACCTCCCCGTCGCGATGGCCTTCGGCGTCATCGTCTACACGCAGGGCGTCGGCGAGTACAAGATCAGTTCGATGCTCACGGGCGTCGTCGACGAGGACCGAATCCCGGGGCTGTACTGGCTGGTCGACCTCGCGGCGGTGGTCGCCACCATCGGCGGCATCTCGACGACGCTCGGGTTCAGCGCGCAGACGATGTCCGCCATCCTCGGGCGAGTGTTCGGTCTCGACGCGACGGTGCTCACCTACGGCGTCTTCGGCCTCATCGGCGTCGTCTTCCTCGCGGACGTCTGGCTGGGACTCCGCAAGGGCATCCGGAACGCGGCGCGCGCGACGATGCTGTTCATCGCCCTCTCGATGGGGTTGCTCGTCGTGGTGGGGCCGACCATCTTCATGTTCGAACTGGGGCTGGACGCGACGGGCGTCTGGCTCAGCGACCTGTTCCGCCTGATGCTGTACACCGCCCCCACCTCCGAGGGCAACTGGGCGGCCAACTGGACCGGCTTCTGGTGGGCGTGGTGGGCGGCGTGGTCCATCTTCGTCGGCAGTTTCGTCGCCCGCGTCTCGAAGGGGCGGACACTCCGCGAGATGTTCGTCGTCCTCGTCGCGGTGCCGACGTTCCTCAGCTGGATTCAGCACCTGCTCATCGGCGGGTGGGTGCTCGCGCCGGGCTACCAGGAACCGGTCGCGGCGGCGATGGCGGCCGCCGGCAAACCCGCGGCCATCGCACAGGCGCTCCAGATCACCCCGCTGGGGACGGTGCTCGCGGTGCTGTTCGTCCTCGTCATCGCGGGCTACATCGTGACGTCGCTCGACTCCGCCGTGTTCATGATATCCGCCATCACGCTCGGCACCGAGGACCCCAACCCGCGCAACCGGGCGTGGTGGGGCGCGCTCCTCGCGTTCTTCGGGATGGTGTCGCTCGAACTGGAGAAGTTCAGCTCCATCCAGTCGCTGTCGGTGACGATGGCCCTCCCGTTCTCGCTGTTCTTGCTCGTCATCCTCTACGGGAGCTACGTCGTCGCCCGCGACCACCTCGACGACCGGGACACCTCCGGCGCCGAGAGCCGGACGCTCCTCACCAGACAGTCGGGCAGCGGGGCCGACGACGACTGA